The nucleotide sequence AATACTGGCGCACCTTTGAGACCCCCTACCCTGCCTCTTCCGGTGTGGCCCTGGGTTTTGACCGTTTCCTTATGCTGCTTGCAGGCAGGGAGCACCTGAACGAGGTTATCTATTTTCCCTTTACTCCGTGATCGCTTCCCTGGGGATTCGTATACTGAAGCGGGGGGATGGGGATTTTCGCAGCTCCAGGCTGCCGCCGATCTGTTCAATCAGGGCGCTGATTAGCCTCAAGCCAAGGGTATCGGGATTTCCAGATTTATGTCCTCCGGAAAAGGAGGGCCGTTATTCTCCAGGCAGAAACAGACAAGCCGGCCGCCGCCGGAGTCGATGTAGGATGCCGAGATATCCACAGTAAAGACGCTTCCGTCCCTGCGGCAATAATTTGTCTGAAAGCGCTCAGATCCGATGAAGAGGATGCGCTGGATTCTCTCTGTGTAACTTCTGGTGTTCATCAGCGTCAATATCGGAGATACTCATTCCCAGAAACTCCTCCCGGCTGTAGCCCGACATGGCAAGGTAAGCCTCATTCACATCAACGACCCGGCCTGTTCATATCCAGAACCCAGAAGCCGTCCAGGCTGGTATGCAGCATGGTGGACAGGTAGTACCGCTCCCTGGTGAGCCGTTTTTCGGCCTCCTTAACCCGGGGAATATCCTGGGCGGAACCGTCGATCAGGAAACTGCCGTCCGGACGGGAATCCCGGGCCCTGGCGTTAATGCTTAACCAGCGGAGGTTCCCCTTTATCGTTTTTATCTGCTGTTAAAAATCATCAACTTTCCCAGTTTCTCCCAGGGATTTCAGCAGTTCCCGGCGCCTTTCGGCATCCACGTAGAGCCCGCTTTCAAGGTCGGAAAAATAGGCAACCGCCTCTTCGGAGCTAGAGGCTTCGACAATACAGGCCATCTTCCGGTTGGCCTGCAGGGCTTTTCCGGAGGAGCTGGTCAGGAAAATACCTGCCGGGGCCTTCTCAAAGAGTTCAAAGGCCATTTGGATGGCTTCCATCAGCACAAACTCGCCGGAACTCTTCAAAACATAACCGTAGAAGGTAATTCCCCGCACCTTCTCCACCATCTCCTTCTCGCAATGGCTGGTTAAGAAAACAATGGGGATCTCGTGTTTACCGAGGATCTGTTCAGCAGCCTGGGTACCGTCAATGCCTCTGCCAAGGTCTATGTCCATCAGAATCAGAGCAATATCAGACTGCTCCTGCATCAGCGAGACGGCTGCCTCTCCGCAGAAGACTGTCTCGGTTTCGTACCCGTGATTTTTCACAACCCGGACGGTATTCATGGCGATAATGACTTCGTCTTCGACTACAAGAATTTTCTTCGGCATCTTGCCTGCTCCGTTTTTGTTGGCACTATTATAAGAAGCATCGACGTATATCGCAAACCGTATATAACAATGGTTCTTAATTGATCCGCAGTCAGAATGAGGCTCCCGGCGGCTCTCATTTACAGGCCGGGGTCTCGATTAAATCACCGAAATAGTCTATACTTACGCCTCATTTATACGTAAACTGATTTCGTACTCAAGATAAAGGATAGAGGCAATACAATGATCAAAGCAGGACAGATCGATCAGGGAATGTTCCTTCTTGAAAAAGGGGAACCCTATCTCGTTGCAGAGCGGGAGTTTGTTAATCCCGGAAAGGGCTCGGCATTTGTACGGCTGAAGCTTAAACACGTAGTTTCCGGTTCGGTTCTCAAGCCGACATACAAAACCCAGGACACGGTAGAGGAGTGTATCGTTGAAGACCACGACTGCCAGTACCTCTACTCAGACGGCGAGAACTATCATTTCATGGATGCATCTACCTATGAGCAGTTCGAGATTCCCGCCGCTGGAGGCATGGAGGACAAGGGTCTTTTTATGAAAGACGGCGAAACCTACCGGGTCGTTTTCTGGGAAGGCAAACCCATCGACATCAAAATCCCTTATAAAATAGTCTACGAGGTAACCGAAGCGGAAGACGCCGTTAAGGGAGATACAGTTACCGGAGCAACCAAGGTTGTTAAAGTGGAAACAGGACTCTCGGTAAAGGTCCCTATTTTTATTAAACAGGGCGAAAGAATCATGGTGAATACCGAAACCAGGGAGTATGTCGAACGGGTAAACAATTGATCATCCCTGCGGAGCTGATCAACAAGCGCGTTCCCTTTCAGTTTATGGGGGAACGCCTTTTTTTTGACCTTTCCCACGCCCTCTTTTCCAGCTTCAAGATCGACGACGGCAGCCGGCTGCTTCTAAAGACCCTTGCAAAACACGGTAATCTCGCCACCCGCAGGTCGATCCTCGACGTTGGCTGCGGTGTGGGAACACTGGGGCTGTCACTGAAGAAGGCCATACCGGATGCCAAACTGGCTCTCTGCGACCGGGACGCCCTGGCGGTAGAGATGAGCCTTCATAACGCCGGCATAAACACGATTGCCGTGGACAGCGCTGATACTGCTCTGATGCACTGCCTGGACATGAGCCCGTGCGACATGCTCGTCAGTAATGTTCCAGCCAAAGCCGGGGGCCCTGTACACCAGGCTTTTGTGTCCGACCTTGCCGGCTTGCTTAATCCCGGCGGAATCGCCGCTCTGGTGATTGTTTCCCCCCTGGAAGATGCTTTTCGTAAATACACTGCGGATGCAGAAATAGAAATTCTCTACGAAGAGAAAACCGCCAACCACCTGGTCCTGCACCTTTCTGCCGCCAAAGTTCAGTCAAAGAAAAAAGAGAGCCCGGAAGCACTGGGGGCAGCCTTTCGGCGGCGTGGGGATTTTGAGCTGGCCAGGCTTAAATATTCTCTGGAAACAGTCTACGGTCTTCCAGAGTTTGACACCCCGTCTTACGGGCCCCAGGCCGCGGCGGCAATCAGCGGCAATAAGGCCTTTGGAAAGACCCTGTTCATCAATCCCGGTCAGGGACACCTGGCGGTTCGGCTCGCCTTTGGAAACTCACTTGAATCCGCGATTCTTGCGGGCCGGGATCTTCTGCAGCTGGCAACCGCTGCTCGTAATCTCGCAATACAGACGCCTGAGCTTCCGGTAAAGATCCATCCGGCCCCTTTTCCCGCGGGAACCGCAGAAATCAAGGGGCCCTTCGACAGAATCTGCATGGCTCTGGAGAGTGTCCCCGGAGTACCTCCCGGCTACGGGATGCAGGAGCTTCAGAAAATGCTGAAAAATACGGGTGAGCTGCTTGTATACGGTAAAAGCGCGGAGATCCACCTGTTTCTAAAAGGACTCACCGGTTTTGAACTCCGCGGGAACCGGAAATACCGGGGATTCCGGGCAGTTCTGCTGCGAAACAGTGCCGGAAGACAGGCCTGACAGCCCTTTCAACTCCTCCGCTTCTATGATACATTAGTAACGAGGTAAAGATGAGATGAGGATTACAACCAAGGGACGATACGCCCTGCGGGCAGTCTCACAACTGGCAGCAAATTACACCGACAAGCCCATTTCGATCCGCGAGCTCGCGGAAATGGAAAACCTTTCGCCGGAGTTTCTTGAACAGATATTCTACAAGCTTCGCAAGGCAGGACTGATCAACTCTACCCGCGGCCCCGGAGGCGGCTTCAGCCTGAACCGGCCCCCGGAAGAGATCTCCATAACAGAAATTTTTGACGCTGTCGGAGAGGGAATGAATTTGGCACCCTGTGCCGTAAACGGTGCGAATCCCTGCAAACATCCCGGCTGCATAACTCATACGGTCTGGGTAAAAGCCTCAGATCATTTAAAAGAGTATTTCAGCAATATAAGTATTAAGGACATTGTCGCGGCAAAACCGGTCAAGGTCGGTTAATGTCGGTCGCGGCCTAGGATTTTTCTGCCAGGACTTTTCTCAACTCCCGCAGTTCCCTGACCATAGGCTCAATTCCGTCTTTAAGATGCAGGTCCCGCTGCGGGAAGGGAATTTCGATTCCTTCGTCTTTGAAACTTCGCCAAATCTCCAGATTGTTCCAGGATGAGGCGGAATATTTGTCGCTCACATCCGCCAGCCAGGTTAACAGCAGAAGCGTAATACCCGAATCATCAAAAGACCGCACTCGTACGTCTGCTTCCGGAACCGTGAGGGCGAAGGGATTGTTTCTTCCCACGGTACGCATAACCTCGATTGCCTGATCAAGATCGGTATCGTAGCTGACCTGCACAGAATTGCGCAGGATGATCCTTCTGTCGTCATACGAGTAATTGTAGACTATATCGTCGATCAGACGCCGGTTGGGAACAATAATTGTCTCATACGAAATAGTGTTGATAATCGTGGAGATAAGCCTGATGCTGGTAACCGTTCCCTCGTAGTCGCCGACCAGAACCCGGTCTCCCTCCTTTATGGGACGGGAAAAGATGATTACGATTCCGGCAAACATATTGGCGACAACCGACTGCAATCCAAACCCCAGGCCGATACCGAGGACACCAAACATTACCGCCAGAGCGGAAAGGTCTATGCCGATAACCGACAGTCCGACCACCGCGGTCAGTACCATAATGGCGTAGCGCAGAAGATTCGATATGGAGAATCGCTTTGATTCATCCAGCCCAACCCGGGTAAAAAGGTGCTTATCGGTAAAGCTCCTGGTAAAATGACCGGCTCTCCCCGCAATGTAGAATACGGGAATCAGCATCAGCAGGGTCAAAAGGGATATTTTAGTTCCCCCGGATTCAAAAATGGGAGAACTGATGACCCTGTAAAGGAACCCGCTGTATTTTGCGATCTCCGCGCCCAGCAGACGCAGCACCAAAGTGGTAATTCCCAGCAGAGCCAACGCACCGAATCCCAGGCGTAAAAAACGCCGAATTTTGTTGCGGATCTCTTCATCCAGAGTCGTCCGGTTTAACAGACGGGTTAAGGAGAGTATAAGCAGTCTATAGAGAATAATAATCAGCAGAATCGGCAGCAGAAGTTCTGCAATTACCCGCAATAAAGAAAAGGGAAATTCGATCTCCCCGATCGTAAGGGGAGAGAGGAATATCTGTCCTGCCAGGGCGAGAAAATCTC is from Marispirochaeta sp. and encodes:
- a CDS encoding response regulator, producing the protein MPKKILVVEDEVIIAMNTVRVVKNHGYETETVFCGEAAVSLMQEQSDIALILMDIDLGRGIDGTQAAEQILGKHEIPIVFLTSHCEKEMVEKVRGITFYGYVLKSSGEFVLMEAIQMAFELFEKAPAGIFLTSSSGKALQANRKMACIVEASSSEEAVAYFSDLESGLYVDAERRRELLKSLGETGKVDDF
- the efp gene encoding elongation factor P produces the protein MIKAGQIDQGMFLLEKGEPYLVAEREFVNPGKGSAFVRLKLKHVVSGSVLKPTYKTQDTVEECIVEDHDCQYLYSDGENYHFMDASTYEQFEIPAAGGMEDKGLFMKDGETYRVVFWEGKPIDIKIPYKIVYEVTEAEDAVKGDTVTGATKVVKVETGLSVKVPIFIKQGERIMVNTETREYVERVNN
- a CDS encoding methyltransferase, yielding MIIPAELINKRVPFQFMGERLFFDLSHALFSSFKIDDGSRLLLKTLAKHGNLATRRSILDVGCGVGTLGLSLKKAIPDAKLALCDRDALAVEMSLHNAGINTIAVDSADTALMHCLDMSPCDMLVSNVPAKAGGPVHQAFVSDLAGLLNPGGIAALVIVSPLEDAFRKYTADAEIEILYEEKTANHLVLHLSAAKVQSKKKESPEALGAAFRRRGDFELARLKYSLETVYGLPEFDTPSYGPQAAAAISGNKAFGKTLFINPGQGHLAVRLAFGNSLESAILAGRDLLQLATAARNLAIQTPELPVKIHPAPFPAGTAEIKGPFDRICMALESVPGVPPGYGMQELQKMLKNTGELLVYGKSAEIHLFLKGLTGFELRGNRKYRGFRAVLLRNSAGRQA
- a CDS encoding Rrf2 family transcriptional regulator, with the protein product MRITTKGRYALRAVSQLAANYTDKPISIRELAEMENLSPEFLEQIFYKLRKAGLINSTRGPGGGFSLNRPPEEISITEIFDAVGEGMNLAPCAVNGANPCKHPGCITHTVWVKASDHLKEYFSNISIKDIVAAKPVKVG
- a CDS encoding mechanosensitive ion channel domain-containing protein, producing MGDFLALAGQIFLSPLTIGEIEFPFSLLRVIAELLLPILLIIILYRLLILSLTRLLNRTTLDEEIRNKIRRFLRLGFGALALLGITTLVLRLLGAEIAKYSGFLYRVISSPIFESGGTKISLLTLLMLIPVFYIAGRAGHFTRSFTDKHLFTRVGLDESKRFSISNLLRYAIMVLTAVVGLSVIGIDLSALAVMFGVLGIGLGFGLQSVVANMFAGIVIIFSRPIKEGDRVLVGDYEGTVTSIRLISTIINTISYETIIVPNRRLIDDIVYNYSYDDRRIILRNSVQVSYDTDLDQAIEVMRTVGRNNPFALTVPEADVRVRSFDDSGITLLLLTWLADVSDKYSASSWNNLEIWRSFKDEGIEIPFPQRDLHLKDGIEPMVRELRELRKVLAEKS